In the Besnoitia besnoiti strain Bb-Ger1 chromosome IX, whole genome shotgun sequence genome, TAAACTCTGAGAGACACAAACGCAGAGATGACGAGGGACACGTGCCCGAACGGAAACGCGGGAAAGCTCTCCACGCGTGGCcctgaggagaggcagcccCCCTGTCATCGAGTGGCTCTCGTGTCCCGCCAGAAAGTCGCATTCTAAGCACGAGGTTCCGCTCTTGGTGGCATTTGTGAACAGTACGCGCTAGGCGTCGAGGCGGCCTGCAAGAGCCCTCCGGATCACGGGTGCGGAAGATCTGACAGGCTACAATTTTCTCACAGCATCGCAGCTCGAAACGCGGAAGCTAGATCGACGCCTTTACGGAACATCGCCTGACAccagctcgctctcgcggcggtCAAAGCTGTTTAAAAGCTGGGCAAACGCGTGTGCAGGGTCGAGACCGTACCGGCCAGGACTCACGTCGTAGTGTTTCTTCGTCGACCAGAGTTTGACGAGCCCCTTGAGCAGTTTCTGCAGCTCCAGTTTCTCTGCAGTTGACGTTTTTTTCGAGGCCTCGTaggcctcttcgccttcgttttcgtcggtctccgccgcgtcgtcgtgcgCCAGAAAGCCGCCTGCGTGACCTCCTTCCGACCGTCCCCGTGCGGATGtgcttcgtctccctcgggGAGATCGCcacgctctctccctccccaGCGGCAGGGTCTCCTggtgcggcgcgtcggcctGCTCACACAGCGCGCGGAAACGAGACGAGGGGATGCCGCGAAACCCCGGGAGCGGGGCCTGAGGAGGTGCGCCGGGCGTCGCGAGTGCAGCGGGGCCGAGCGGAGGCCCAGCAGGGGGCAGTGGGCCCCACAGCGCGGGCACCGGGTACGCGGGAAAGCCGCTGGGGacctgcggcagcgacctAGGCCACGACGACTCGCGAGAGTcgtgcgaaggcgccggcgtgtcTGGACAGGTGGTTGAGGCACTGCTGTGGCgatcgtctgcgtctgcaccGCCGCATTCCGCCTtcacctccgcctctgcctcgtcttcctccgcgcacACTTTGGTCTCGACGTGCCGGATGGCTGGTCGTCCGTCGGAGCCGTCTGGGTTGTCGCCGATGGCGAAGCGACAGGTCACCGGGGGGAAGGTGAAGACGCAGTTGttggcgccggcggggcctTTCCGCGGTCGCAGGCCAATGTTGCTTCGCCTGATTCTCACGGTGGCCTCCGTGATCGGCTCAAGCCCTTCTTCCCCGTCTTTCCCCccgctcttcttccacgcCACGTGCCTATCGaccagcgcctgctgcacaGCCTTCTGTGCGGCTTGGTTGATCACGTCCAGCACCGCGGAACCGACGGGGTCTTGCGGCGAGAactcgcagctcgccgcaggcacagctgcaggcgagaaggacgTGTCGCAGTGCTGCGggggaagcgagaagaaatcctcgtcgccctccgcagcgaggaaTTCGGGCCCCGGCACTGCGGAGAAGTTCGCAgactggcgccgcggccgaacAGGAGACAGTCCTCGAGAAACGCGGGAGAAGCGGGAGCGCTCGCGACGAGAGGGAAGAATGCTTTCTTCTAGGTCGCTATTGCAGGGCGGCCCTGCGAAACACGGTGCGCCAAGTTGTCTGCGCTTCGCGGAAGCAAACCAGCgaaaaggcgacgcagacgaaggcgccgaaacCGGGGACGCCGAGACCgtgccgcgcatgcgcggcagaGCCGGCGGCCAGGGCGTTTGCGTGCTCGCCATCAGGGCAACGAACGAGCAGCAAAAACATGAACTGCCTAGATGTAGAACGAGAAATCCGAAAAAAAGAGATCGTCCCGCTGACCTCCGGCGGCTCGATACGCTTGCGGGGGAATCGGACGTGGAGTAAAACCAAAGGCAGgagccttcgcgcgcctgcaaAGGACACTTGAAGAAATCCCACATTCACCGCCTTCCCCCAAGCTGTTCAACGAGGCTACAAAATGAACGGCAACACAGGAAAAATACCATGGGAGGTGCTGGTACTGCTCGATAGACAAACCAGAATACGTCGAGGTTCGTCTGCATTCAGACGTATGTATTTTCGGGAAACGCCTCTTTTCAAGCAAAGCGTCCGGAACGCTTCTTTCCACTCAAAGGTGGAGCAGGGAAATTGAAAAGAGAGCCGGGGGCACTTTTCCGGCTCAGGCGCGTCAGCACAGACAAACGTTGCGCTCGGATTTCTAGGCGTGCAAAGAAAGGTGGATGGAAGTGAGCACCATTGAGTGGAGAGCTGCGGTAGACAGACTGATGCAGTTTAAACGTGGAGAGGAGGTAAATGAGAAGCAAAGGAAAGGCCTACGTCTGCGGACGGCAGGGCATTCGTTAACAAGACACGGCAGGGGGCGCCGATAGCTCGACAGTAGTAACGGCAAGCTGACGCACGGTTCCTGAATGGCAGTCTGGGAGGGCGACAAACCACAAGCCGCAGCAGGCTTTTAAAAAAGAACTGAAGGAGATACGCTGTGCCGTCACAAGCCCAAACGACGTTGCTAGAGTACGATCATCCGTAAAGCGCGCATGGCGACGGACTCGCGAACTCTCTCTAGTCTCCAGAggcgggggagaggagagtcGCAGCGGCGAATGACGGCGCGAGATCACAGAGTGACCATTTGAGTTTTCATAGATCTCGGAAAGCGGGTACATTATCGTTGGGAAAACCTGCTATTTGCGGTAGCAAAGCGAGTCGCAGCGGTCCCTGCTTGGGCGGAGcttcgcccgcctgcgcctaGGAGCGGGCGCCTCATTCGACGGCGAAAAACCAGAGCAGGATCCAGGGGGATGTGTCCTGCCGCTGGGTAGCTAGCCCTCTGAATGCGATCGTGACACCAGCGGGGAGGGTGCGTGGTCAGACTGCATGCGGACGTCCGTGATCTTCTCAGATCCCGTGAGAGACAGCACTGAGGCTTTTTTTACGCTTTCGAATCGAAGCCCAAAGGTCGGatctcgcgccggcgctcgatGCAGGTAGAATCGGTCGTGCGAAGCGGCCCAGTGTATGAGCCGAGACCTCGAAAACGATCAGGACAGTCAGCACAGCATCGCCCCGTCACTGACACGGGTTCAGCGGTTCAACAGCGGGTGGGTCCAGATGCACGACGGCAACATGCGCAGAAACTGTGGCAGGCAGCTAGTTGCGCTGGCGAGTTTGCGCGTGACATTCTCGAGGACTTGGGTGGAGGGCACCTACACCTTCGAGACGTTTGCCTTGCGCACATTCCTCCAGTGACAGAGGCTCAGACTTTTTGCTCGCACGTCTTGCAAGCTCCAGCGAGACAAAGTGTTGTCCATGACCTGGTCCGCCCCCCGGCTCCCTCTGTCAGCCCCTGCCACACGTCCTCAAAAacttctctgcagctgggTGCCTCGGGTGTCGATTAGCGAACTGAGGAGGCACACCGTGATCCCGACAAACAACCTAACAGCTGCAACGACATTGCTGAGCGTTGAATTCACAACAGCATTGGCTGGTATTCGCTTGAAAACAGCGATGGTACTAGCTCAGGCCCCTGGGTTTGGCGACTTTCCCTGCAACTGACTCTTCGAACACGtgtccgcgtctgcggttTTGGGCACCCTCGATTCCGCAGTTCAGGGTTTGGGGTTCTTGTCTCGTGTCTGGACCGGGACTTTCTCAGGTTTTGCCCGGTTTTCCTTCATCATCTCTCAACCGAAAGCTTCCAAAACAGAACGGCGGAGAGGTTCTTACTGGGCAAAGCCCCCCGCTCACGAGGCCTAATGGTATCCACCTCCAGTCTCTTGTTGTGCCGCCTCATCCCTGGCTGCTGGTGTCAGGTTATGCGCCAGGTCTTTCTTCAGTCCGTGTCCTGAGTTTGTCTTTCGTCTCCTAACCGCTCCTCGGTCGCATCTGGCTCTTCCGGTTCTCTGTATTTTCAAAAGATGACAACGCATCATCACGGGCTGCCGCCTTTGTCGGGCCTCGAGGCAGCTCCACTCAAGCCTGGCAGCatcgcctcgtcctcccATCAACTCTACTACCATACCGCcccgacgacggcgtcgaGCACAACGACAGATCCTGCTGCAGAATCCTTCTATCCTGGGCTTACTCTGGGCGAGGAATTCCGCTACATGTCCTCCGGCATCCACTATAACAGGGGCCCCAGCAGCGTCCCGCCCGGTAGCCATGGTAAGACAGGAACGTGGCTGCATTCGACGGCATGGCTCATCGTGTGGGGAGCAAAGAAGGGTTACACGCGGCTCGTGAGCGAGGAACCTTGAATTCTTTGGTCGGAGTGAGACTCTCGGCTGCTGGATGTGTTCTGTGCCCTCCTGCGATCAGGGACTCTCAAAGCTACGCACCCCTACCCGTCCGACAACTTGACCACGCagtcggcgctggcgagctcCCAGTCCCTGTCTTCCACGCCAGTGTCAAGAAGACctcgcgggaggcgcagcgtacggcgctgcaggctgtGCGGCCTCGTCCCGGGGCTCCACGGGCAGccaggggggcgggggcccGCGGGGGCCGGGTTGCCGCTTCCCCAGCCTGGCACAACGTCGACTAGCTTGACTCAGAGCGacccgcagctgcagcggatctcgtcgtcgtcccgCGTTCCTTCGGCCGCGCATGCTGGCAAAGGGAGTGTTTCACACACACGGCAGCACGCcaccgcgagcagcagctaCTACGGCTTGCCCAGCAATGAAACAACGCCGCCGTCCCTGGCGCCACAGAGACGCCAGCACAGTCCGACAAAGTCGCACGCCAGCGatgcacgcgccgccgatTCCGAGGTCAGGGCGATCCAGGCCAGCTGGAAGGcactcgcctcgcctgccaAAGAGTCGTTTTCCTACGAGATCTGCGATGGACAAATCGTCCGCCaacgcgtcgtcgtctcggCCGCGGCTGATCAAGCCCAGACTGCGGatgcacgcggcgcagagcaCAAAACCGAGGAAGAAAGATCGTGCAGGCGCTTGGCAGGCACTGAAGCCCCCGCAGCGGGCGTAGCATTGACTGGGCCCCAGCAAGCAAaagaggccgctgcgcggtCGCAGTTTCCGAgcagcgcgcctctcccgtcGTACTACGCCGCCGAGGACTTGGCGCACTCGGAACTGACCCGCGCGAGTGGTCTGCCAGTGAGTCACACGTACACTTACACAGTCAGGCAGCCCTCTGAGTcggaggagccgcagggGGGGGACTACAGCGCCAACCGCGTCAagccttccgctgcgcctgcaggtcCCGACGCATCGTACAGCCTGTACCCGCTCACTCTGAGCGAGGCGTCACAGGTCTACTCTCTCCAAGCTGTTCCGGGGTACTACGCTCCGGGCTTCGACTACCCCTTAGGCCCAGGGGCCCCCGTGATGGCCCCAGGCACATACAGCTACGACGTCGGAGCCGCGTATCCGCAgagcgcgtctgcagctggcgacgcgtactccgccgctgcgtaCGCGGCGTActacggcggcagcgcctacgcgcagccgccctcCCGGTTCGCCGGCACGTATTTTGTCGACGCAGAGGGAAACACCTACTGgtctgccggcgcctcctcggctggCGAGCCGGTGTACGTCCCGGCGCCCCCTGCAGACGGAGGGGCGCTTGGCGCCGCCATCCCGACGCCAGGTAGAACCAGACTGCCACGCCACATCGGCGTCAGTGCTGGCGGAGATGGCGAGCTGCACAGGGAGGGCCTCGTCAGCGTCCCCTCGGGGGGATACGACTCGGCGCCGGCCGGGTTTCTGCCGGCGGCCTTGGCTCACGGATCCTTCCCTACTCATCAgccgtctgcgcagccgctcctgCCGTCGGTGTCTTCTTTCTACTACCCAGGCTCGCCAGCCGTCCCGATgccagagggcgacgaggaggacgcgatgGACCGCCACGACAGTGGCGAGCGAGGTGGGGAAGCGGCTCAGAGAagccgccgaaggccgcggcgacacTGGTGTTGTGACGCGTTTTGACCCGACCgtgggcgggg is a window encoding:
- a CDS encoding hypothetical protein (encoded by transcript BESB_013560), giving the protein MTTHHHGLPPLSGLEAAPLKPGSIASSSHQLYYHTAPTTASSTTTDPAAESFYPGLTLGEEFRYMSSGIHYNRGPSSVPPGSHGTLKATHPYPSDNLTTQSALASSQSLSSTPVSRRPRGRRSVRRCRLCGLVPGLHGQPGGRGPAGAGLPLPQPGTTSTSLTQSDPQLQRISSSSRVPSAAHAGKGSVSHTRQHATASSSYYGLPSNETTPPSLAPQRRQHSPTKSHASDARAADSEVRAIQASWKALASPAKESFSYEICDGQIVRQRVVVSAAADQAQTADARGAEHKTEEERSCRRLAGTEAPAAGVALTGPQQAKEAAARSQFPSSAPLPSYYAAEDLAHSELTRASGLPVSHTYTYTVRQPSESEEPQGGDYSANRVKPSAAPAGPDASYSLYPLTLSEASQVYSLQAVPGYYAPGFDYPLGPGAPVMAPGTYSYDVGAAYPQSASAAGDAYSAAAYAAYYGGSAYAQPPSRFAGTYFVDAEGNTYWSAGASSAGEPVYVPAPPADGGALGAAIPTPGRTRLPRHIGVSAGGDGELHREGLVSVPSGGYDSAPAGFLPAALAHGSFPTHQPSAQPLLPSVSSFYYPGSPAVPMPEGDEEDAMDRHDSGERAVNWRVLVGSACLFFLRSV